TCTGAATGTCCTCCCAGGCTTGGGCAACGGTTGGCAGTTGTTCGGGGTGCTCCCTCAGCCAACGATTCCAAAAAAGATGATGCTCATCCTGAGGGCGAACCACCCACTGCTGAAAATAGGGATCTCTGACAAAATCATCTACCGAGAACCGCTCATAATCGGGCATAATACACAGCTTTTACTCACTAGTGCATTATCCCATTAAAATCTCATCGGTTTCTCGAGTTTTTTTAAGAAACAGACCAACCGGGCAGGTAGAATATACTTGATCGCGGGTACGCGATTTGGATTAGATGTTATTCCAGAAAAGAGCAAGTAATAAAGCGGCCTTATCAATATTTCCTCGAAGCACCTTCAGGGCTTTGGATACAGCATTATATACTGCTTCTCGGGAGATGTGCATCGTAGCAGCAATCTCATCATTACTTAATTCTTGGTAGAACTTAAGCTGTATAGCTTCTTGTTGCCGCGGGGTCAATAGCCGCATTAAGGCCTGGTAAATCTTTTTTCGCCTTTCGTGATGTAGTTCTTCTTTTATCCATTTGCTTTCCTGCGAACTAACAGTGACCTCGACAGCGCGAGTTTCTTTGGGTGGGTTGACTTGCTCCAGCTTTCGGTAGAGTTTGTATTTAAGGGCTGAGGCTAGGTAGCCGCGGACAGATGTGGCGACCGC
This region of Tunicatimonas pelagia genomic DNA includes:
- a CDS encoding RNA polymerase sigma factor, which produces MVTYPIDKNVSSISSDTLWKDFQIGSQEAYAAIYQQHFFYLLDYGRKITSDRELIRDAIQDLFLELWNNRSNLAVATSVRGYLASALKYKLYRKLEQVNPPKETRAVEVTVSSQESKWIKEELHHERRKKIYQALMRLLTPRQQEAIQLKFYQELSNDEIAATMHISREAVYNAVSKALKVLRGNIDKAALLLALFWNNI